A section of the Streptomyces sp. V3I8 genome encodes:
- the pstC gene encoding phosphate ABC transporter permease subunit PstC: protein MDISTKISDAPPSSPPPPTADQKRAARGATRPGDRVFLALSRGSGIFLLVVMAAIAVFLTYRSVLAISKDESNFLTTLEWNPTAAEPSFGIAVLVYGTVVSSIIAMVIAVPIAVGIALFITHYAPRKLGGTISYVIDLLAAVPSIVYGLWGALVLAPQLVGLYGWLDDYFGWTGILDWQGGAPRSLFTVGVLLAIMILPIITSVSREVFRQAPLMHQEAALALGATRWEVIRMSVLPFGRSGVISASMLGLGRALGETMAVATVLSSSFEINASLLDPGGGTFAQNIASKFSEASEMGRDALIASGLVLFVITLLVNGAARMIIARRAEYSGANA, encoded by the coding sequence ATGGACATATCAACGAAAATCTCTGACGCGCCCCCCTCCTCCCCTCCTCCCCCCACGGCCGACCAGAAGCGTGCGGCCCGCGGGGCCACCCGTCCCGGTGACCGGGTCTTCCTCGCCCTGTCCCGCGGGTCGGGCATCTTCCTGCTCGTGGTCATGGCCGCCATCGCGGTCTTCCTCACGTACCGCTCCGTGCTCGCGATCAGCAAGGACGAGAGCAACTTCCTCACCACCCTCGAGTGGAACCCGACCGCCGCCGAGCCGAGCTTCGGCATCGCGGTCCTGGTCTACGGCACCGTCGTCTCGTCGATCATCGCGATGGTCATCGCGGTCCCGATCGCGGTCGGCATCGCCCTGTTCATCACGCACTACGCCCCGCGCAAGCTGGGCGGCACCATCTCCTACGTGATCGACCTGCTCGCCGCCGTGCCGTCCATCGTGTACGGCCTGTGGGGCGCCCTGGTCCTCGCGCCGCAGCTGGTCGGCCTCTACGGCTGGCTGGACGACTACTTCGGCTGGACCGGCATCCTGGACTGGCAGGGCGGCGCACCGCGCTCGCTGTTCACCGTGGGCGTCCTGCTCGCCATCATGATCCTGCCCATCATCACCAGCGTGAGCCGCGAGGTCTTCCGGCAGGCTCCGCTGATGCACCAGGAAGCCGCACTGGCCCTCGGCGCCACGCGCTGGGAGGTCATCCGCATGTCGGTGCTGCCCTTCGGCCGCTCCGGCGTCATCTCCGCCTCGATGCTCGGCCTCGGGCGCGCGCTCGGCGAGACGATGGCCGTGGCCACGGTGCTCTCCTCGAGCTTCGAGATCAACGCCAGCCTGCTCGACCCGGGCGGCGGCACGTTCGCACAGAACATCGCCAGCAAGTTCAGCGAGGCCAGCGAGATGGGCCGGGACGCGCTCATCGCCTCCGGTCTGGTGCTGTTCGTCATCACCCTGCTGGTCAACGGCGCGGCCCGCATGATCATCGCCCGTCGCGCGGAGTACTCGGGGGCCAACGCATGA
- the pstS gene encoding phosphate ABC transporter substrate-binding protein PstS encodes MKLQRKNRLRALSLGAVAVSGALALTACGSDDTGSSGNGESTTAANSSIKCDDAKGQLLANGSSAQKNAIDAWVKAFATACKGVQINYKSEGSGAGVTAFTQGQVAFAGSDSALKPEEVTASKEVCKDGQGIDLPMVGGPIAVGYNVPGVEGLVLDAKTLAGIFDSKITNWNDAAIKKLNPDAKLPDLKIQAFHRSDESGTTDNFTKYLIAAAPDQWKYEGGKAWQAKGGQSAAGSSGVAQQVKQTSGAISYMELSYAKDGIGAAKLDTGASEPVEATVENATTAIADAKVVGTGADLALELNRATKADGAYPITLVTYEIVCDKGNKAETLPATKAFLTYIASEEGQKILAENDYAPIPEEIIAKVRTTVASLS; translated from the coding sequence GTGAAGCTTCAGCGCAAGAACCGGCTTCGCGCCCTTTCCCTCGGTGCTGTCGCCGTCTCCGGCGCCCTGGCGCTGACGGCGTGCGGCTCCGACGACACCGGTAGCAGTGGGAACGGCGAGAGCACGACCGCGGCCAACAGCTCCATCAAGTGCGACGACGCCAAGGGCCAGCTGCTCGCCAACGGCTCCTCCGCGCAGAAGAACGCGATCGACGCGTGGGTCAAGGCGTTCGCGACCGCCTGCAAGGGCGTGCAGATCAACTACAAGTCCGAGGGTTCGGGCGCCGGTGTCACCGCGTTCACCCAGGGCCAGGTCGCCTTCGCCGGTTCCGACTCCGCGCTGAAGCCCGAAGAGGTCACGGCCTCCAAGGAGGTCTGCAAGGACGGCCAGGGCATCGACCTGCCGATGGTCGGCGGCCCGATCGCGGTCGGCTACAACGTCCCCGGTGTCGAGGGCCTGGTCCTCGACGCGAAGACCCTCGCGGGCATCTTCGACAGCAAGATCACCAACTGGAACGACGCGGCGATCAAGAAGCTGAACCCGGACGCGAAGCTTCCCGACCTCAAGATCCAGGCGTTCCACCGCTCGGACGAGTCCGGCACCACGGACAACTTCACCAAGTACCTGATCGCGGCCGCGCCCGACCAGTGGAAGTACGAGGGCGGCAAGGCCTGGCAGGCCAAGGGCGGCCAGTCCGCGGCCGGCTCCTCCGGTGTCGCCCAGCAGGTCAAGCAGACCTCCGGCGCCATCAGCTACATGGAGCTGTCGTACGCCAAGGACGGCATCGGCGCGGCCAAGCTGGACACCGGTGCCAGCGAGCCGGTCGAGGCCACCGTCGAGAACGCCACCACGGCCATCGCGGACGCCAAGGTCGTCGGCACGGGCGCGGACCTCGCGCTCGAACTGAACCGCGCGACCAAGGCCGACGGCGCCTACCCGATCACCCTGGTCACGTACGAGATCGTCTGCGACAAGGGCAACAAGGCGGAGACCCTGCCCGCCACGAAGGCGTTCCTCACCTACATCGCCAGCGAGGAGGGCCAGAAGATCCTTGCCGAGAACGACTACGCCCCGATCCCCGAAGAGATCATCGCCAAGGTCCGTACGACCGTCGCGAGCCTGAGCTGA
- a CDS encoding FAD-binding oxidoreductase has protein sequence MQRRTFIGGGAAVTVTAAVSACGGGNSGPRPAAGTDASRTPRTPRTPTGASTTAKGTAPADWQALAKDLDGPLVRPGDTDWAAARQLYNTRFDALKPAAVAYAAHPDDIRTTLAYARDHGVRVSIRNGGHSYAGWSSGDGRLILDMSKLSGVRASGDEAVIGAGAKLIDVYRGLAAKGVTVPAGSCPTVGISGLTLGGGHGVVSRAYGLTCDSLTQATLITADGKRLTASATEHKDLFWALRGAGNGNFGVVTELRFRTRPAPQGVSANMSWPWPRAAAVLAAWQEWGPDQPDEIWSSVHVENADGGTPTVSVSAFSLGTYGELQNAVDRLADRIGAPARSVSLRRRSYEESMEVYAGCSSFSEDAQCHLPGGTPGRSARGALGRETYAGRSDFFDRSISAAGIRTLLSRISGVRGGTGSIALTALGGAVNRVDPTATAFVHRRSRMLAQYIAAWRPATSGRVSESWLTQTHTAMRPHASGSAYQNYTDPTLTDWRKAYYGSAAAHLKSLKAKYDPNEFFKSPQSL, from the coding sequence ATGCAACGGCGGACGTTCATCGGCGGCGGCGCCGCGGTCACGGTGACAGCGGCGGTCTCGGCGTGCGGCGGCGGGAACTCCGGGCCACGGCCGGCCGCCGGGACGGACGCGTCACGCACACCGCGCACACCGCGCACACCGACCGGCGCGAGCACGACGGCCAAGGGCACCGCGCCGGCCGACTGGCAGGCCCTCGCCAAGGACCTGGACGGGCCCCTGGTCCGCCCGGGCGACACCGACTGGGCGGCGGCCCGCCAGCTCTACAACACCCGCTTCGACGCCCTGAAACCGGCGGCGGTCGCGTACGCGGCCCACCCCGACGACATCCGCACGACGCTCGCGTACGCCCGCGACCACGGCGTCCGCGTCTCGATCCGCAACGGCGGCCACTCGTACGCCGGCTGGTCCTCCGGGGACGGCCGGCTGATCCTGGACATGTCGAAGCTGTCCGGGGTACGGGCGTCCGGCGACGAGGCGGTGATCGGCGCGGGCGCCAAGCTCATCGACGTCTACCGCGGGCTCGCCGCGAAGGGCGTGACCGTCCCGGCGGGCTCCTGCCCGACGGTCGGCATCTCGGGACTGACGCTGGGCGGCGGCCACGGCGTGGTGTCGAGGGCGTACGGGCTGACGTGCGACAGCCTCACCCAGGCGACCCTGATCACGGCCGACGGCAAGCGGCTCACCGCGAGCGCGACCGAGCACAAGGACCTCTTCTGGGCGCTGCGCGGCGCGGGCAACGGCAACTTCGGCGTCGTCACCGAACTGCGCTTCAGGACCCGTCCGGCGCCGCAGGGCGTCTCGGCGAACATGTCCTGGCCGTGGCCGAGGGCGGCGGCGGTCCTCGCGGCCTGGCAGGAGTGGGGCCCCGACCAGCCCGACGAGATCTGGTCCTCGGTCCACGTCGAGAACGCGGACGGCGGCACTCCGACGGTCTCCGTCTCCGCGTTCTCGCTCGGCACGTACGGCGAACTGCAGAACGCCGTCGACCGCCTCGCCGACCGGATCGGCGCCCCGGCCCGCAGCGTCTCCCTCAGGCGCCGCTCCTACGAGGAGTCGATGGAGGTGTACGCGGGCTGCTCGAGCTTCTCCGAGGACGCCCAGTGCCACCTCCCGGGCGGGACCCCGGGCCGCTCGGCGCGGGGCGCGCTGGGCCGGGAGACGTACGCGGGCCGCTCGGACTTCTTCGACCGTTCGATATCGGCGGCGGGCATACGGACGCTGCTCTCCCGCATCTCCGGGGTACGCGGCGGTACGGGCAGCATCGCGCTCACGGCTCTGGGCGGCGCGGTCAACCGCGTCGACCCCACGGCGACGGCCTTCGTCCACCGCCGCTCGCGCATGCTGGCCCAGTACATAGCGGCCTGGCGCCCGGCCACCTCGGGCAGGGTGTCGGAATCCTGGCTGACGCAGACGCACACCGCGATGCGCCCCCACGCCTCGGGATCCGCCTACCAGAACTACACGGACCCGACCCTCACCGACTGGCGCAAGGCGTACTACGGTTCAGCGGCCGCCCACCTGAAGTCCCTGAAGGCGAAGTACGACCCCAACGAATTCTTCAAGTCCCCCCAGTCGCTGTAA
- a CDS encoding phosphatase PAP2 family protein, with product MAGLADSGSNPDVDLLYDINGLAKDAPHWFDRVMEFTGEYGLLLVMVLLVLGCWLGVRRRGGDDAASSVASLIWAPLAAGVAVLVNVPIRGFVERPRPFVDHEGLEVLIGGKSDYSFVSDHSTLMMAMAVGLFVANRKVGLVGIGLALLGGFCRVYMGVHYPTDVVGGFALGTAVVLLLSPLAVGLLTPVVKAVERSPRVGWLVRSPRAAGAREKVIPGARSEGDPAERDLAA from the coding sequence ATGGCTGGACTCGCCGATTCCGGGTCGAACCCAGACGTCGACTTGCTTTACGACATCAATGGTCTCGCCAAAGACGCGCCGCACTGGTTCGACCGCGTCATGGAGTTCACGGGCGAATACGGGCTGCTGCTCGTCATGGTCCTGCTGGTGCTCGGGTGCTGGCTCGGCGTGCGGCGGCGGGGCGGTGACGACGCCGCGTCCTCCGTCGCCTCCCTGATCTGGGCGCCGCTCGCCGCCGGGGTCGCCGTACTCGTGAACGTGCCGATACGGGGTTTCGTGGAGCGGCCCCGGCCCTTCGTGGACCACGAGGGGCTGGAAGTCCTCATCGGCGGCAAGAGCGACTACTCGTTCGTGAGCGACCACTCGACCCTGATGATGGCCATGGCGGTCGGGCTGTTCGTGGCGAACCGGAAGGTCGGGCTCGTCGGGATAGGGCTCGCGCTGCTCGGCGGGTTCTGCCGGGTCTACATGGGCGTGCACTATCCGACCGATGTCGTGGGGGGATTCGCGCTCGGGACCGCGGTCGTCCTGCTGCTCTCGCCGCTCGCCGTCGGTCTGCTGACGCCCGTGGTGAAGGCCGTGGAGAGGTCGCCGCGGGTGGGGTGGCTGGTCCGGTCCCCCCGGGCCGCCGGGGCGCGGGAGAAAGTGATTCCGGGAGCGCGCAGTGAGGGTGATCCGGCGGAGCGGGATCTCGCCGCGTAG
- a CDS encoding bifunctional lytic transglycosylase/C40 family peptidase: MTVRKAWILATAAVGAGLAFAMVLVVGVYLVAGNLANGVGQGAVGLAKGAVPASYQALVRKWGNLCSAINPALLAAQLYQESGFNPDAKSPAAAQGIAQFIPGTWATHGIDGDGDGDRDVWDPNDAIPSAAKYDCTLAKYVKDAPGDPTENMLAAYNAGAYAVIKYGGVPPYRETRNYVKTITTLEQSFAAPVGRVQPSQQAAGAIDYAQKKLGTLYLWGGNGTPEQGGRFDCSGLTKAAYESVGITLPRVANDQYNAGPHPARSELLPGDLVFFSDDLTNSRAIRHVGVYVGGGYMINAPRTGAVIRFDPIDTPDYFGATRVTEDGAKALPTAL; encoded by the coding sequence TTGACGGTGCGTAAGGCCTGGATCTTGGCGACCGCCGCCGTGGGGGCGGGGCTCGCCTTCGCCATGGTGCTGGTGGTCGGCGTCTATCTGGTCGCCGGGAACCTCGCCAACGGGGTGGGGCAGGGAGCCGTCGGCCTGGCCAAGGGAGCCGTGCCCGCGAGCTACCAGGCGCTCGTACGGAAATGGGGCAATCTGTGCAGCGCCATCAATCCCGCACTTCTCGCCGCACAGCTGTACCAGGAGAGCGGGTTCAATCCCGACGCGAAGAGTCCGGCGGCCGCTCAGGGGATAGCGCAATTTATCCCGGGAACGTGGGCCACGCACGGAATCGACGGTGACGGGGACGGCGACCGCGACGTATGGGATCCGAATGACGCGATTCCATCGGCCGCCAAGTACGACTGCACGCTCGCGAAGTACGTCAAGGACGCGCCCGGCGATCCGACGGAGAACATGCTCGCCGCGTACAACGCGGGGGCGTACGCCGTCATCAAATACGGGGGCGTCCCGCCCTACAGGGAAACCCGGAACTACGTGAAGACGATCACGACGCTGGAGCAGAGTTTCGCCGCTCCGGTCGGTCGTGTGCAGCCCTCCCAGCAGGCCGCGGGCGCCATCGACTACGCGCAGAAGAAGCTCGGCACGCTGTATCTCTGGGGCGGCAACGGCACCCCTGAGCAGGGCGGACGCTTCGACTGCTCGGGGCTGACCAAGGCCGCGTACGAAAGCGTGGGGATCACCCTGCCCCGGGTGGCCAACGACCAGTACAACGCCGGTCCGCACCCCGCGCGCAGTGAGCTGCTGCCCGGGGACCTGGTCTTCTTCTCGGACGACCTCACCAACTCCCGGGCGATTCGGCACGTGGGCGTCTATGTCGGTGGCGGATACATGATCAACGCGCCCCGGACGGGCGCGGTGATCCGCTTCGACCCCATCGACACGCCCGACTACTTCGGGGCGACCCGGGTGACCGAAGATGGCGCGAAAGCATTGCCCACCGCTCTGTGA
- a CDS encoding DUF397 domain-containing protein, with protein sequence MADVPPDLVWTRAAPEGATGPGPWIELAFGDDGLVHIRETSDPETVVTTTQKKWDAFVLGVQAGEFDHFVEGVEGLEES encoded by the coding sequence GTGGCAGACGTGCCCCCCGACCTCGTCTGGACCCGCGCCGCCCCCGAGGGCGCGACGGGACCCGGCCCCTGGATCGAGCTCGCCTTCGGCGACGACGGCCTCGTCCACATCCGCGAGACCAGCGACCCGGAGACCGTCGTCACGACCACCCAGAAGAAATGGGACGCCTTCGTGCTGGGCGTACAGGCAGGCGAGTTCGACCACTTCGTGGAAGGCGTCGAAGGCCTGGAGGAGTCCTAG
- a CDS encoding SCO6880 family protein: MTTDSHVAHTSHPVTPRRTYLIGRARPNAIVGRNRESGEIGLIIVGAFLGMMCGLIVPVLSLRIVLLMGFPMLALAAVYVPYKRRTFYKWFEINRSYKRSLRRGTAYRSNVMESGTHADGREVEVGPPPGIGRITWLAAPFGPDEIAVLLHADRKTVTAAIEIEGPGVGLRDSEDQEALVDRFGTLLKHVANGDGFVTRIQMLARTLPADPDAHAKDVSVRGDERAPGWLQGSYEQLQSMVSTSSEQHRAYLVACMHYSRELAAEGQAMARAARPKGGKKLDKDAGLAVVMARELTDICSRLQEADIRVRQPLGQGRLSSLVHSMYDPDHPIDHIQAMTKRNAWPAELDAMEPTYLQAKTRESSTRAPWCHSTAWVKEWPMTPVGVNFLAPLLVHTPDVIRTVAVTMDLEPTEIAIERMLTEKTNDEAEANRQAKMNRTVDPRDVASHNRVDQRGQDLASGAAGVNLVGYITVSSRNPEALARDKRTIRASAGKSYLKLEWCDREHHRAFVNTLPFATGIRR; the protein is encoded by the coding sequence TTGACGACTGATTCCCATGTGGCCCATACGTCCCATCCGGTCACGCCCCGCCGTACATATCTGATCGGCCGCGCCCGGCCGAACGCGATCGTCGGCCGGAACCGCGAGTCCGGCGAGATCGGCCTGATCATCGTGGGCGCGTTCCTCGGCATGATGTGCGGCCTGATCGTCCCCGTGCTCTCCCTGCGCATCGTGCTGCTCATGGGCTTCCCGATGCTCGCGCTCGCCGCGGTCTACGTGCCGTACAAGCGGCGAACCTTCTACAAGTGGTTCGAGATCAACCGCAGTTACAAGCGCAGCCTGCGCCGCGGCACCGCCTACCGCAGCAACGTCATGGAGTCGGGCACCCATGCCGACGGCCGCGAGGTCGAGGTCGGCCCGCCCCCGGGCATCGGCCGCATCACCTGGCTCGCCGCGCCGTTCGGCCCGGACGAGATCGCCGTACTCCTGCACGCCGACCGCAAGACCGTCACCGCCGCCATCGAGATCGAGGGCCCCGGCGTCGGTCTGCGCGACAGCGAGGACCAGGAAGCCCTCGTCGACCGCTTCGGCACGCTCCTCAAGCACGTCGCCAACGGCGACGGCTTCGTCACCCGCATCCAGATGCTCGCCCGCACCCTCCCCGCCGACCCGGACGCCCACGCCAAGGACGTCTCCGTACGCGGCGACGAACGGGCCCCCGGCTGGCTCCAGGGATCGTACGAGCAGCTCCAGTCCATGGTGTCGACGAGCAGCGAACAGCACCGCGCCTACCTCGTCGCCTGCATGCACTACTCCCGCGAACTGGCCGCCGAGGGCCAGGCGATGGCCCGCGCCGCCCGCCCCAAGGGCGGCAAGAAGCTCGACAAGGACGCCGGCCTCGCCGTCGTCATGGCCCGCGAGCTCACCGACATCTGCTCACGCCTCCAGGAGGCCGACATCCGGGTCCGCCAGCCCCTCGGCCAGGGCCGGCTCTCCTCCCTCGTGCACTCCATGTACGACCCGGACCACCCCATCGACCACATCCAGGCGATGACCAAGCGCAACGCCTGGCCGGCCGAGCTCGACGCCATGGAGCCGACCTACCTCCAGGCCAAGACCCGCGAATCGTCCACCCGCGCCCCCTGGTGCCACTCCACGGCCTGGGTGAAGGAATGGCCGATGACCCCGGTCGGCGTCAACTTCCTCGCCCCGCTGCTCGTCCACACCCCGGACGTCATCCGCACGGTCGCCGTCACCATGGACCTCGAACCCACCGAGATCGCCATCGAGCGGATGCTGACCGAGAAGACGAACGACGAGGCCGAGGCCAACCGCCAGGCCAAGATGAACCGCACCGTCGACCCCCGCGACGTCGCCTCCCACAACCGCGTCGACCAGCGCGGCCAGGACCTCGCCAGCGGCGCCGCCGGCGTCAACCTCGTCGGGTACATCACCGTCTCGTCCCGCAACCCCGAGGCACTCGCCCGCGACAAGCGGACGATCAGGGCCTCGGCCGGAAAGTCGTACCTGAAGCTGGAGTGGTGCGACCGCGAGCACCACCGCGCCTTCGTCAACACACTCCCGTTCGCGACCGGCATCCGGAGGTAG
- a CDS encoding ATP-binding protein has product MRDPLSVLTEGFTSFLFGKVETTRPPVRTSTGQAQAVYLPTAAPGLGDSGVIIGREVYSGKGYIYDPFQLYGQQLPAPHWLVLGESGNGKSALEKTYVMRQLRFKDRQVVVLDAQGEDGVGEWNLIAQALGLTPIRLDPTAALDMGIRLNPLDPAITTTGQLALLRTIIEVAMGHGLDERSGFALKVAHAYVNETIVDRQPVLTDIVEQLRHPEPESAEAMNVAIDDVRAWGLDVALVIDRLVDGDLRGMFDGPTTVGIDLDAPLIVFDLSHIDRNSIAMPILMAIVGVWLEHTWIRPDRKKRIFLVEEAWHIINSPFVAQLFQRLLKFGRRLGLSFVAVVHHLSDVVDGAAAKEAAAILKMASTRTIYAQKADEARMTGRVLGLPRWAVEIIPSLTPGIAVWDVNGNVQVVKHLITETERPLVFTDRAMTESSADHLADDALRAAELEAEERAAAFMEHHLSDLDDSSESTVA; this is encoded by the coding sequence ATGCGGGATCCGCTGTCCGTCCTCACGGAGGGCTTCACCTCCTTCCTCTTCGGCAAGGTCGAGACGACCCGCCCGCCGGTACGCACCTCCACCGGCCAGGCCCAGGCCGTCTACCTGCCGACCGCGGCCCCCGGCCTCGGCGACTCCGGCGTCATCATCGGCCGCGAGGTCTACTCGGGGAAGGGCTACATCTACGACCCCTTCCAGCTGTACGGACAACAGCTCCCCGCGCCGCACTGGCTGGTCCTCGGCGAGTCCGGCAACGGCAAGTCGGCGCTCGAGAAGACGTACGTCATGCGGCAGCTGCGGTTCAAGGACCGCCAGGTCGTCGTCCTGGACGCCCAGGGCGAGGACGGGGTCGGCGAGTGGAACCTCATCGCCCAGGCGCTGGGACTCACCCCCATCCGCCTCGACCCGACCGCCGCCCTGGACATGGGCATCCGGCTCAACCCGCTCGACCCGGCGATCACCACGACCGGCCAGCTCGCGCTGCTCCGGACGATCATCGAGGTCGCCATGGGCCACGGCCTGGACGAACGCTCCGGCTTCGCCCTGAAGGTCGCCCACGCCTACGTCAACGAGACGATCGTCGACCGCCAGCCCGTCCTCACCGACATCGTCGAGCAGCTGCGCCACCCCGAACCGGAGTCGGCGGAGGCGATGAACGTCGCCATAGACGACGTACGCGCCTGGGGCCTCGACGTCGCCCTGGTCATCGACCGCCTCGTCGACGGTGACCTGCGCGGCATGTTCGACGGCCCGACGACCGTCGGCATCGACCTCGACGCCCCCCTCATCGTCTTCGACCTGTCCCACATCGACCGCAACTCCATCGCCATGCCCATCCTCATGGCGATCGTCGGCGTGTGGCTGGAGCACACCTGGATCCGCCCCGACCGGAAGAAGCGCATCTTCCTCGTCGAGGAGGCCTGGCACATCATCAACAGCCCGTTCGTCGCCCAGCTCTTCCAGCGCCTGCTGAAGTTCGGCCGACGGCTCGGCCTGTCGTTCGTGGCGGTGGTCCACCACCTGTCCGACGTGGTGGACGGAGCAGCCGCAAAAGAGGCCGCGGCGATCCTCAAGATGGCCTCGACCAGGACGATCTACGCCCAGAAGGCCGACGAGGCCAGAATGACGGGCCGGGTCCTCGGCCTGCCCCGGTGGGCGGTGGAGATCATCCCCTCCCTCACCCCGGGCATCGCCGTGTGGGACGTCAACGGCAACGTCCAGGTCGTCAAACACCTGATCACCGAGACCGAACGGCCGCTCGTCTTCACCGACCGCGCCATGACGGAGTCGTCGGCCGACCACCTCGCCGACGACGCCCTGCGCGCCGCCGAACTGGAGGCCGAGGAGCGGGCCGCGGCCTTCATGGAGCACCACCTGAGCGACCTCGACGACTCGTCCGAGTCCACGGTGGCGTAG
- a CDS encoding type IV secretory system conjugative DNA transfer family protein: MRPDDRDRHHGGGSGQGGVPDGLLLGLLAFGLGMTVMVWTATGLAGLFSHGSWPDGITFRRTPLAIRQLVAAPHDLPAAWPDTPPDQLSGYGLFWGLFIGQLMVLVVLTVFVLGTVARWRAGRARRRELAPPASPAQEPAPAPVQEQAPEPEAAPRPRPRPEPVPREQAPHPVVEQVPAAQPVVPAHSLPQPVPASSAGEGTGTAGTGTAGGWESPVPAPRGPVVLGPPETRHPLAVQAIRDADGPALVITSDPGLWSNTKDARAKLGPVLLYDPSHLCDTPARLHWSPSAGCESKDTARARAAALLAPVRPTARIDQAVADTAETLLRSYLHAAAVDGRTIRHVHRWAQGTQVQEAVRILRTNPKAAAGSAGELEAALTSYPERRDIAQELTARALSALFTVNIREACTPNRTDTLTLDSFVNEGGTLYVVGEPIEDPRSNPGAMPLLTALASSVVERGRRMAERSSSGRLDPPLTLVLDDVAAVAPLPQLPDLLTTSADTSSDRGLPTLALLRSREQARSRWPHHDLPV; encoded by the coding sequence ATGAGACCGGACGATCGCGACCGCCACCACGGCGGCGGCAGCGGCCAGGGGGGCGTCCCCGACGGCCTGCTGCTGGGCCTGCTGGCCTTCGGCCTCGGCATGACCGTCATGGTATGGACGGCGACCGGCCTCGCCGGTCTCTTCTCCCACGGCTCCTGGCCCGACGGGATCACCTTCCGCCGTACGCCCCTGGCCATACGCCAGCTCGTCGCCGCTCCCCACGACCTGCCGGCCGCCTGGCCCGACACCCCACCGGACCAGCTCTCCGGGTACGGGCTCTTCTGGGGCCTGTTCATCGGCCAGCTCATGGTGCTGGTGGTGCTCACGGTGTTCGTGCTGGGCACGGTGGCGAGATGGCGGGCGGGAAGGGCGAGACGCAGGGAGCTCGCGCCGCCCGCGTCCCCCGCCCAGGAGCCCGCGCCTGCTCCCGTACAGGAGCAGGCGCCGGAACCGGAAGCAGCGCCCCGGCCCCGTCCGCGGCCCGAACCGGTCCCCCGCGAGCAGGCCCCGCACCCCGTGGTCGAACAGGTACCGGCGGCCCAGCCGGTCGTCCCGGCGCATTCGCTCCCGCAGCCGGTTCCCGCGTCGTCCGCCGGTGAAGGGACGGGCACGGCGGGGACGGGCACGGCGGGCGGGTGGGAAAGCCCCGTGCCGGCCCCGCGGGGCCCGGTCGTCCTCGGCCCGCCCGAGACCCGCCATCCCCTCGCCGTCCAGGCGATCCGGGACGCGGACGGCCCCGCCCTGGTCATCACCTCCGACCCGGGCCTCTGGTCGAACACGAAGGACGCCCGGGCCAAACTGGGCCCCGTCCTCCTCTACGACCCCTCCCACCTCTGCGACACCCCGGCCCGCCTCCACTGGTCCCCCTCCGCGGGCTGCGAGTCCAAGGACACCGCCAGGGCCCGCGCGGCGGCGCTGCTCGCCCCGGTCCGGCCCACGGCCCGGATCGACCAGGCGGTCGCCGACACCGCCGAAACACTCCTGCGCAGCTACCTCCACGCCGCCGCGGTCGACGGCCGCACCATCCGGCACGTCCACCGCTGGGCACAGGGCACGCAGGTCCAGGAAGCCGTACGCATCCTCCGTACGAACCCGAAGGCCGCCGCCGGCTCCGCGGGCGAACTGGAAGCCGCCCTCACCTCATACCCGGAACGGCGGGACATCGCCCAGGAGCTGACGGCCCGGGCGCTCTCCGCGCTCTTCACGGTCAACATCCGGGAAGCGTGCACTCCCAACCGAACCGACACCCTCACCTTGGATTCCTTCGTCAACGAGGGGGGCACACTTTATGTGGTGGGTGAACCCATCGAGGACCCGAGGTCGAATCCCGGCGCCATGCCGCTCCTGACGGCCCTCGCCTCAAGCGTGGTCGAGCGCGGCCGGCGCATGGCCGAACGGTCATCCTCCGGTCGCCTCGACCCACCACTCACCCTGGTCCTGGACGACGTCGCCGCGGTGGCCCCGCTACCCCAGCTCCCGGACCTGCTCACGACGAGCGCGGACACGTCCTCGGACCGCGGTCTCCCTACACTGGCGCTGCTGCGCTCCCGTGAACAGGCCCGCTCCCGCTGGCCCCACCACGACCTCCCGGTGTGA